The Candidatus Tumulicola sp. genome has a window encoding:
- a CDS encoding Ku protein has product MAHAIWTGSINFGLVTIPIKLFTAVRENELHFNMLHAKDNGRIGFQRVCNTCGKKVEWNDIVKGYEYEKDHYVIVSDKDLKEANVEATQSIDIVQFVNLDEINPMHFEKPYYLEPEKKGKHAYALLRDALAKSGKVGIARVVIKTREHLAAVKPQGDALILEIMHFADEIVDASGFDFPKANEKVPPAEMKVAMMLIDTMAAPFKPEEFHDKYREDVMAMIEARAQGKAMKKAPKKAAASSKLVDLMDVLQQSLRETKVRRNGKADNGKVAKKKAKVALAR; this is encoded by the coding sequence ATGGCACACGCGATTTGGACCGGATCGATCAATTTCGGCCTGGTCACCATACCGATCAAGCTCTTCACGGCAGTGCGCGAGAACGAACTGCACTTCAATATGTTGCACGCCAAGGACAATGGACGCATCGGCTTCCAGCGCGTGTGCAATACGTGCGGCAAAAAAGTCGAGTGGAACGACATCGTCAAGGGCTACGAGTACGAAAAGGACCACTACGTCATCGTGTCCGACAAGGATCTCAAGGAAGCCAATGTCGAGGCGACCCAGTCCATCGACATCGTGCAATTCGTGAACCTGGACGAGATCAACCCGATGCACTTCGAGAAGCCGTACTATCTCGAGCCGGAGAAGAAGGGCAAGCACGCCTACGCGCTGCTGCGCGACGCGCTCGCCAAGTCCGGCAAAGTCGGCATAGCGCGCGTGGTGATCAAGACGCGCGAGCATCTCGCGGCGGTCAAGCCGCAAGGTGACGCGCTGATCCTTGAGATCATGCACTTCGCGGACGAGATCGTTGATGCTTCAGGTTTTGATTTTCCGAAAGCCAATGAGAAGGTGCCGCCCGCCGAGATGAAGGTCGCCATGATGCTCATCGACACGATGGCCGCGCCGTTCAAGCCGGAGGAATTCCACGACAAATATCGCGAGGACGTCATGGCCATGATCGAGGCGCGCGCCCAAGGCAAAGCCATGAAGAAGGCGCCCAAGAAGGCCGCGGCCTCTTCGAAACTGGTCGACCTCATGGACGTGCTGCAGCAAAGCCTCAGAGAGACCAAAGTGCGACGCAATGGCAAAGCCGACAACGGCAAGGTCGCCAAGAAAAAAGCGAAGGTCGCCCTCGCCCGCTAG
- a CDS encoding PHB depolymerase family esterase: MIEALETRYSRNVTALIVAILGCLSALSAACASPPSLDSWHQIAVGGLDRNYLVHVPPGLDPNRAPAIVLSFHGGGGRPIGEAYITKMNPVADRHGFIVVYPEGTQRHWNDGWKEEDPVDDVAFISALIDELKKTYHADPKRIYATGISNGAMFSERLACQLSDKIASIAPVAGAIRTPIAAKCSPTRPVSVLMINGKADPLVPYNGGQVVGMRGPVLSAAAGVALWVQHDGCRRNSRASLPVVDKTDATRVRLELHGGCNAGNEVALYSIDNGGHTWPGGAKYLPVSIVGLTSRQINADEVIWSFFARHPMP, encoded by the coding sequence ATGATAGAAGCGCTGGAAACGCGCTATTCTCGAAACGTGACAGCATTGATCGTGGCGATCCTTGGATGCTTATCCGCCCTCTCAGCCGCCTGCGCTTCGCCGCCCTCGCTTGACTCGTGGCATCAGATCGCCGTCGGCGGCCTCGATCGCAACTATCTCGTCCACGTGCCCCCGGGACTCGATCCAAACCGCGCTCCCGCGATCGTCTTGAGTTTCCACGGCGGCGGCGGCCGCCCCATCGGCGAGGCGTACATCACCAAGATGAATCCGGTTGCGGATCGCCACGGATTCATCGTGGTCTATCCGGAGGGCACGCAGCGGCATTGGAACGACGGCTGGAAGGAAGAGGATCCAGTCGACGACGTCGCGTTCATTTCGGCGTTGATCGACGAGTTGAAGAAGACGTATCACGCAGACCCCAAGCGCATCTATGCCACGGGCATCTCCAACGGTGCGATGTTCTCGGAGCGCCTCGCCTGCCAGCTTTCGGACAAGATCGCGTCCATCGCGCCGGTGGCGGGGGCGATACGAACACCGATCGCGGCGAAATGCTCGCCGACCCGCCCGGTCTCCGTGCTCATGATCAACGGCAAGGCGGATCCGCTCGTGCCTTATAACGGCGGACAAGTCGTGGGCATGCGAGGTCCGGTGCTGTCGGCCGCCGCCGGGGTGGCCTTGTGGGTGCAGCACGACGGTTGCCGTAGGAACAGCCGCGCGAGTCTACCGGTCGTGGACAAAACCGACGCGACTCGCGTGCGCCTCGAGCTGCACGGCGGCTGCAATGCTGGAAATGAGGTCGCACTGTACTCGATCGACAACGGCGGACATACATGGCCGGGCGGGGCGAAGTACCTGCCGGTCTCGATCGTCGGATTGACGAGCAGGCAGATCAATGCCGACGAAGTCATCTGGAGTTTCTTCGCGCGCCACCCGATGCCCTAA